The genomic region AAATATTCAAGAGTCACTTCGGTGGAAAATTCTGACGGATATCGTTTGAATATACAATACGTATATCCCATTACAACTATTCCAGTAGAATGGGCCGGTCGTGCTATATCCGGGGTGACGTCGGTAAATACAAAAACAGGAAGCGCGGGACCATCGGCAAACTATTCATACTCACCATATCCTCAGACGGCGACATCCATAACTGCGACGGATGCAGGTGGGCACACAACCGCTTATAGAATGAGCACTAAACAGGAGATTTTGGGGGTAAAGCGACCCGGAAGTGCAAGCGAAGATGTCACACTAACTTACGATACATCATCAAGAGTGACGAGTCTGACCAACGCGGCGGGGACGACAAGCTACAGTTATGCTGACAGCGGATCGACGCGCACCACGACGGTGACCGATCCGCTGGGGCATGTCGCGACATATGTTTTCAACATGAACATTTCGCAAATGACCTCGCGCACCGATGCAACGGGCAAGGTGCTGACACGACAATACGACAGCGCGGGTCGACTTACCAAAAATATCGCACCTGAGGGTAATTACACCCAATATACCTACGACGGCCGTGGCAATGTCACGGAACTGCGGCAGGTAGCCAAAGCGGGTTCGGGTTTGGCCGACGCGGTGAGCACGGCGGGCTATGATGCGACCTGTTCCAGCGCGGCGAAGTGCAACAAGCCGAACTGGACGAAGGACGCGAGCGGCAATCAAACGGATTATACTTATGATCTGGTAACCGGGAACATCCTGAAGGCGGAGGCTCCGGCGGCAACCCCGGGTGGCGCGCGGCCTACCGCGACCTATAGCTATACCACCGTCAACGGCGCGCAACTGCTCTCCAGCACCTCGACCTGCTCGAACGCCGCAACGTGTGTCGGGTCGGTCAGCGAGTCGAAGACGAGTCTGGGCTATAATGCGAATGGCTTGCCGACGACGGTCACCAGACAGGCTGGCGACGGCTCGGTGGTGGCGACCACGACGCTTGGCTATGACAATGTCGGCAACGTCACCAGCGTCGATGGCCCGCTCTCCGGTACCGGAGACACCGCCTATTATCGCTACAATGCCGATCGCGAGGTCGTGGGAGTGATCGCCCCGGATCCCGATGGCGCGGGATCGCTCAAGCGGAAAGCGCTCCGCAACACATATGATGCCAAGGGCCGGGTGGTCCTTGCCGAACTCGGCACGGTGACCGACGCGAGCGATCCGGCCTGGACGGCATTCACACCATCCCGGCAGGTCGCGACCACCTATGACGGCGTGGATCGACCGCTCAGCCAGACGGTGAGCGCTGGCGGCACGGTCTATGCGGTCAGCCAGAACAGCTACGATCATCAACGTCTCGACTGCACGGCGACGCGGATGAACAGCGCCGCGTGGGGATCATTGCCCGCTTCCGCGTGTACATTGCAGGCGACGGGCAGCGCCGGGCCTGATCGCGTCACCAAAATCAGCTACGACAATGCCGATCGCCAGACGAAGGTGACCACCGCCTATGGCACGGCGGAGGCTTCCGACGACGTAACCGTGAGTTATACCAGCAACGGCAATCAGGCGACGGTCGCCGATGCCAACGGCAATG from Sphingomonas sp. CL5.1 harbors:
- a CDS encoding RHS repeat protein, with product MTSLTNAAGTTSYSYADSGSTRTTTVTDPLGHVATYVFNMNISQMTSRTDATGKVLTRQYDSAGRLTKNIAPEGNYTQYTYDGRGNVTELRQVAKAGSGLADAVSTAGYDATCSSAAKCNKPNWTKDASGNQTDYTYDLVTGNILKAEAPAATPGGARPTATYSYTTVNGAQLLSSTSTCSNAATCVGSVSESKTSLGYNANGLPTTVTRQAGDGSVVATTTLGYDNVGNVTSVDGPLSGTGDTAYYRYNADREVVGVIAPDPDGAGSLKRKALRNTYDAKGRVVLAELGTVTDASDPAWTAFTPSRQVATTYDGVDRPLSQTVSAGGTVYAVSQNSYDHQRLDCTATRMNSAAWGSLPASACTLQATGSAGPDRVTKISYDNADRQTKVTTAYGTAEASDDVTVSYTSNGNQATVADANGNVTSYAYDGFDRLSRTCFQVTTSAACASTPGDYEQLGYDANGNVTSRRLRDGKSIGFGYDALNRRTSMTFGNPVDVSDSNVAYGYDLLGRLTLAQDVNGHKTGYSYDALGRGTSESGAWATLSSQYDVAGRRTRLTWDDGFFVTYEYDTTGNMTAIRENGGFLLASYGYDDLGRRVSRTLGNGTSTSYGYDGVSRLTALNLNGASQPNAMTFGFNPAGQISSRTTSNDGFAWTGAANVDRPYTVNGLNQYTASGSVTPTYDGRGNVTSAGGSAYLYNSKNQLSGANGTYIYYDPAGRIDQVTQSGLAWDWDGSRLVTEHQGGVIANGTCTVPAWMSRSSSIVALVPAAAPGSTPMNVARSSGSPMTLVTRSR